Part of the Plectropomus leopardus isolate mb chromosome 7, YSFRI_Pleo_2.0, whole genome shotgun sequence genome, CCTCTCCCTCCACTTCCTCTTTCCCCAACCTACGAAGCTTCTCTTGGTTCCCTGTCTCACCGagctcacactctctctccagCGTGGCATTACGGCTATCTCTGTCAGTCCTGCCAGCTCTGGCTTGGTGGCGCTGGCCAGTGGAGGCAGAGAAATGTGTAAAGAGCTGAGGGCTGATGGTGAGCTGAGCATAAGGTGCAACAGATAAACCAGTAACAGAGAGAGGCTGGATCACTGGGCTTGTTTTGACAGAGGACAGCAGGTTTGACGGGTTGTGACGTTGAGGTCGTAGGTGTTTCAAGGATTGAATTTTGTAGGAGGTGCTTTTATCGCAACCCTGCTTCCTTCGCTCCTGCAAAATCTCATCGagcgctaaaaaaaaaaaaagcaggataTTGGTTAACACAATCCACTGGGGTATCACTGTGTGCACCATATGTTGCCTTCAGCAGCTTTCTCACCATAAACATTGTTATGGATTTTGTTCTCTTCGTCCTGGCTGCGCTTCAGGTCCAGAGCTTGCTTCACTGAGTCTAAAAGGCCAAACATCTTACACAGGGAATTAAGTATGACGGcatctgacaaaacaaaatcataaaaagtcagCCACAAGGCTCGAATTAATAATACAATTGTGCTCAATcacttgaaaaaagaaaagaaaatcaatgtcCATGATCTCAACCCAGATTTAGCTGATGGAgcctttattaaaaacatttttaaaatgtaatttgaatttttctAACTTAACTGACATATGATTGAATTTATAGCAATACTTTTCACAGTCTAGTGGTTAGCTAAGTACCACTGTGGGAACTCACCTGTCTCCTGCAGGTTGGCCTTCTCACTGCGAACCTCCACTCCTTTAAGAGTGGCTAATAATTCAGTCTGGAGACTGGACAGGACCTCGCCCATCAGCCCTGAGTCCGCCACACCCTTCCACAGGCTCAATACTCCATCTAGAGAAGGTCAATTATGTGGGACATTATTATGATATGTGGGAACTCTGgggaactgtgtgtgtttgtcttttcatttaaaaatgacaaagtgccGCAGAGATATATGAGAAAGTGGTATCATAGAGGtgatttgtgtatgtgtgcgacAGTACGCATTCCTGTGTGAGCTGTGGAGCTGGACGGTAAAAGAGATTGTACCCAATAGGAGGAAAAGGCAAAGCAAACGGAATAAGAAATGTGGGATAAATGAGATGGAGTACCGAGGCGGGAAGATGTCTGAAAGTAAGATTTGAGGAGAGTTAAAGGTTTGAAAGAGAGTAATAAATCGAGGAGGGGAAACACAGGAATAAGTGTCAGGGCTGGAGAAACAATGGAAAACGATATAACGAGATAGAGGAAATGGGAGAGGTGAAGCACTTGGGGAGAGGATGTTAAATGGGTGATAGAAGTAGAAAGAGAAGAGTAGGAAAATGGGgtagaaagaggagaggaaggaggacaGCGCAGACTGAAAAATTACTCTGGATCTGTACAAAACTGAGCCAAATAGAAGTTGAGTATATAAGAGTGACAAAATGTCAGAGGTGCTTGATATCTTATCTTGCAAGAGATGCTTCCACTTTCATGTTAACTTAAATGTCCGTCAAGATAAATGCAATAACTCAAGGAAAATATTCTAAATCCTATTTACAGCTATCTGAAGCTAAATTCATGTATTTCTCCATGCCGGGAATGTACTCTAATGGAAAGAAACACAGTTCAGAGGAGATAGAGGAGCGTAGTTAAAGGCTGAGTAGGTTTCCTGAGAGTTGTCAATTTGTTTTAAGCCCTGTGACAAGCAATACCGCTTGTGCAGCGAAGCACTGCAATTTGCCATTCACACAAAAGATCACTTGAGGCTATTCTACCGACTGTGGTCCAGCTGGAACAATGCCTAATCAGGTCACCTTTAAAAGCCCTTAAATCAAAGCTTAGGTCCCTGCAAGAAAAAGCCGcacttaaaaatgtcagatgCCGTCGATGGTAATATAAAGGGACGTGACTCTCTGCCTGCTAGTGGTCAGCAACTTTTTAAGGTCAATCTGCAGAAATGGCAGAACAACCTACAACTGCAGATTCAGAGGTTCATTGGCTCAATGTATCAGAGGTGTCAAGCAGCAGTTGCTGCAAGAGGTGAGACACAAGGGACAGGCGGACTGCAGGTAGACTGaggttaaaggaatacttcacccacaaaatgaatatttctaTATCAATTATTTATTCTGCGTTacaatgtaaaatctgacaagttcattttactttaaaaaatctaggaaaccaactgccttgaaaaatgtcagtaaatataactattaatcttaatttatgttaactttatatcttattgttaaatttactttacttatttagttgtatttactggattttgtgaagttaaattaaatcaatcttttctcagttttaacGATTTCAGTTAACCTGGTATACTCTGCTAAATATTTGTACTCTGCCAGTTACAGAGTACTCAggcatatttgtattttcttagacatgttaacaaaacacaatttacaGATCTcgtaacttcatcattggcaaaatcatCTTTGTCGTGattaagttaagtcagactaacttgatCTACTGAAAGGGCTTACTCTTAGAGaaaaacaaggtaatttcactcgtcatttttaagttaagttcacaaaaattaagtaaagttaagctaaatttcaagtaaacttaacattattaagtaaacataaattaagattaccAGTTAAATTTACCTTGCTTTTACAGGGCAATCAGTttctaagattattttaagtaagataaACTTTTAAgtaagattttacagtgtaccttgaatttatgaaaaaaaactttgttttttccatgCTTCCACAGTggacaaagaatccaaaaactgcaaaaattcttttaaaaaaatgaagcaatagGGGAAcactttaacaacagcaaaactacatcctAACAATTACAAATTTTAACACATTCAGTGCACTACAATCCAtgttatccagtcatatgctcactACTTcccaaatacatgcattttcgCTATACCTCACTATTTCTAAAACTTCTGCATATGGGTAGAGCGCATGGACAAGTCTGCTCAGACATTCCATTTGGGACGTGTCCACAGGGGCATTTTTGGATGCAAGGGGTCTCGTTGCTTCCCAGCATTGGATGCTTGATGGGATTACCACTAGATACATGACGGCTTGTTTGCAAATTTTCTCTtatagtaagaaaaaaaatttcatgaaatctgctcctgaaaacatttgaggcgagaaagACGGCATTCAGTTGTTGAATCTGTCTTCATTTAAGATCGATAGTGgctattttaaagtttattcGGGAGTCTCTAGAGGTGGCCAGTCACACTGGATGCCCCTGATTTGCATAGAGTAGCCTAGATTCAACTTAATGCAAACGAGGAGCGCAACACAGCACTACCTGGATGCATTGCACGGCTGCTTACATAGACAGTgaacaggaaaatgaaaatgatggaGTTTGTGGACATATACCAGTTGAGGATTGTTGAGATGTGCTTCTTGTCTGTGCCTGAAACTGTTCATACATAAACAATAAGGTTTTAGAGagaatgcatgtgtttgggaagtatagagcatacaactggataaacgAGGCTTGGATTAAACTGCACGAGTTGgatgagagtttgtaaatggatgttttgatgctgttgttaaacatgatCCCCTATGACTTTTGTTCATTAACAATGTTcgccatttttggattctttgtacACTGTCGAGGCAtgccataaaaaacaaagttttcttcaagaGTTCAAGGTAACACACAGTGAGCAATTGATTTACAAATAGTCAtcttgtgggtgaagtattctttaaaaattcacagttttcattgtttttctgcacttttttcatttattattcatgCTATGACAGTCAAAACGTGTGTCTGAATGTTGCATCTCTTTTCCTCATCAGTTAACATTGTCATCTGCTGCAAAATGCTGTTGCAAATTAAGGGCCGCCTCGTTTAAAGGACAGTTTAAAGGACATGGCTTTCGAATGTGTGGCCTCTGGAGGACTGAAGGTCAGTGAGCTGAGCCTGTGTCTCCTCCAATAATAAAAAGGTATCTTATAAACTTTCCAAATTTACCTCCAGGACATTGCCCTTGACCAGCTGACAAAGTGGTTAATGCCAGAAGCAAATGAAATTTTCATAAGTTCAAAGTGGAGGTCATGACATATCACTTGATAGACGTTTGGCAGAGAGACACGTGACCTCCACGTGTCCCACGTGCCAATATAGAACTATAATGGTATACCACTGGATTACAAAGCTTTTAAACTGAACTTAGTAAGCAATGTGCTGCCTCATATAAAAGCTGCAGGTGAGTAGTTTCCTGCTGTGCTGGAGGATATTGTGCAAGTGCATGCCATCAGTAAATGAATGAAGCCCTTTATTGCTGGTTCAGTAGTAACTAATTGTGCAGAAATAATGCAGTTAGATGGTTATTTGTATCGCATATTACCCTGTGAAttctaaataaagttttaatataAAGAAGGctctcattttcttgttttttggtaATGTTGGAAAATAAGTTCATGGATTAAGCTTTAATAATCAATATTTATCCTATCAGCCCACCCATTTCTCAGTCTATTTCTCCACTCCCACTCTTCCTCACTCTGTTCAGGCTGTTTAACAAGCACCCGTACAGCCTTTTCTGATATTTACCAGGTGTGTCAGCCCTCTTTCTCTTCACAGCATGTCCGTTGGCTGTCATGGGATTTACATCCCGAGCTGGACCAGGGctccactctgctgctgcactgaaCTTCTCCTCCAAAGGCTCCTCTACCTCTGCTGCATCATGTACAGCCTCTCCtgaaataaccacaaaaagggGATATACTGTAAATAGAGTGCATAAACATCTCCTATTACCAGCGAACATGAGTAGGCAGATGGAAGACTGCCAATGAAATccaattgttgtttttttcccttagatttttctttttttctgtgctatggTTGCTCAATAAGGAAACAAGcgcataaattaaaaaggtatCTGACTGCTCTTACAGGAATAGttcagatcttttgaagtgggtttgtatgaggtacttatccatagtcagtgtgttgcCTACAGTGGATGGTGATCTAGGATggctcagtttggagaagcaggctggagtctgacacagaGGCTAAGCATATACTGCTGTGGAGGTGGtttagcaacaaaatgtattttagtcacCCTAAAAGGTccctcctaaaaaaaatctacatagTTAGTTTAAGTATAAGCTGTATTGAGAGTATTCTCACAGCTTTTCTTTTCCgtcagacagcctgttccaATGGGAAAGCTTTTAACGGCTTCAGATTCCCCATCTAcgctcttgtcaaagccaccagctccaatgacaaaaaagtcattttagcATGCTGAACATAGGAGCTGCTGGTCGACCGTTTCTTCAGTCACTCAGTTagtctgtgttattgtgtgactttggtgattcCAAACTAacgatttaaccctttgaaacccagatcgacatcacttttcttgtgccgctTTCAGACCCTTTGAACTCCGGGTTTAGtgagaaattagcagatttagaaaattatttttaaaattataggAAAAATTATACTTAGGATTatcaatttaactttattttaaattttttgtgctcatttttttaggtaattttttgcaCAATACTAAATTCTTACTATTTTTTGAGTACTTTcgtcttaaattgctcattgccttctatctgtgtttttgaaagaaatcaaaccaatttactcattggtttcaaatggttaaaatgccaaagtcagacaataacacaaacaaaatatctgtttgaggcagcggtagaccagcagctcccatgttcagcgatgttaaattactgttttctcaatggagtctggctttgaagagagagataaaatggcttcattttcctgttgaaaattgctgtctgacattaaggtaaagcagcgaaaatactttcaatatagcgtacacttaaagtgatattattttttttagattaccttttttaggtggctacaTTTATTCTGTTGCCGACCCATTCACAGCACTACATTGCTTAGCCTCCATGTCGAACTCccgcctgcttctccaaaccgGGGGTGTGCCGACTGATATGTAATGTACTGTCTATGTAAAAGTACCCTATCTATGCCTTTAATAATCATCTCCTAATTAATTCCTTATTGTCCTTGAGCTTCAAAGGCACGTGTCTATTACTATTCATGTTTCATTATTGCAGATGAACTATATCCAGGTGGCTTTTAAGGTTTCTGTCTGCATCATCTCaatcatgtcataaaaacagcagccGAAGCAtatgtgggagaaaaaaaaacatcaaactgtaAATGCCAACTGAAATCTACCTGTCAGGGGAGGCACCTGTCCTCCAACAAGGTCAAGAGCCAGACATGACGGGCTCGGCTGCACTGAAGTCCCCGGAGGAAGCCGCGTGCTGTTGATCAGCACATCAAATTTAGTGCTGCGGCAGGTGTTACTGCACACCGTGTCATGCTGGTAGAAATCTATCTGGCCAGAGTCCATCATTTTCCTGCGAGATAGAGAGAGGCTGGTTAAAAGAACGCTACGTGAGAATAGTGTGGATTGAATTTGTTGAACAGTCTTGATGGTTTTCCTGAGGTTTTATTTGACACAGAGCCCATCGGTCTGACCTCTGGAGGAATAAAGATGAAAAGAGCAGATATTGCCTATTGAGTCGGCATACTGACTCACAGTAACGGCAAGAACAAGTGCAAACACGATAAAGGGGTGAGAAGTTTCACACAGCAGCTTGCCTGCGTGTTATTTGATCCTGCTATCATAATAATGCTGCTTACCGACTACCTCTGGAATGTTCTGGCAAACCCCAACAGCAGACAGACTCCACAAGTACAAATTATGTGAATGAGATATGCTGCTGACTTCGTTAGATTGAGGTGTGTTAAGTCTGACACTTTAACCCCAACGCAACAGCGTAATTAAAGGTCACACAGATTTACGGTTAGCACCAGTCAGCAACTATGAGgacgaggacagacagaaaagtagtgttttttttttctcttcatacCTGAGCATTACCCCTCCCAGTCTGATGGCCCTTTTCCAGTCCTTCAGAGTGGCTTTCCCTGCCAGGTGGACAAACTGCTTGGGACTGATGAGCTGGTCATTGAACtgtaaaagaagaagaaaagaagaataaCACAATGTATGCTCATGAAAGCTATTATAAGTACTGTAAAACTTTGAATATAAGTCTAGTTGCAAATAATCCtaagaaacctgagcaaactggctagAAAACATAGGAAGAAATAGCCCCAAAATCAGCAATAtattcaaaagtaaaaagtaaattagctgaaaatgaaaaaggagaagaaaaataagagaaaaacaaacaagtaattaaacacaaaaggtgctaaaaattaaatcaaatgaaataatgtgtttttttgtagcGTAATCTTAAATATGAAATGTATCTATATAGTTTTCTCAACATTCCCTTCCTTTTTAgcaaaatttcaggtaattttctgtcacattttactttgcaatttttgcagttcatttttaacgAAGTTCTTTCGATGTACAGTATAAAACTGGGTTATGGTTtacctgctggagataacaTTAGTTAGCTGCGTGGATCATGCATACAAATAcctgtatatatgtttaaactttgtgTCAATATGAATATGCTACACACActgttagcttggtaagattctttACAATTCAAtctcattttactgaaaccatgagcaccaaagaaggcAGTAATACCGAgaacaagagacacaaaaaagtgtgaaaCGAATAAAAAGCCTGTCCTATATAGTCTGTCCCAAATATGAGCCTATTGAGTTCaatgatttaaacaaataattgcCTGGGCTATTTACTGAGGTTTTAACAGTATGTGGAGAGAGGAATGAGACAGATATGACAGAGAGGATCGAAAGAAAATCATGTCTGGTGGTGTGAGGAGGGTTTTACTAAGTCAGCTTACTTTGACACATCTGACGTTGATCCCAGGGCACACAAACTTCTTAAACAGAAGAACCGCTCGGCTGTCTCCACAGGTGATGGGGTAGCCATACTCGATCTCCTCCCCATCTGCTTTACTGTTTTCTAACAAtaacaagccaaaaaaacattaactgtgTTGAAATGTATTATACTGTACCAGTGGTGTACTGTAACCAGgtaataataattcattaagGTACTTTAGTAAAGTACAGATTCGCCCCAAAAGTacttgtgtatttatatttctgtcagcttttacttttaatccactacatttcctaaacaaaatgtatacttttacacCACTACATTGAGTAGTTTACTTACAGAATCcaggaggaagggaggaaagaaggagggaggaagggacaGACAGATGAATGAAGAAATcggagggaaggaaaaactggattttttgctttaaatcctttaagttgtgaaaaatatttttcattttcttattttattttttcaagtgtAATGTAGGTGGTCAACCAATTATACCACGGTGTACATGTTAATTAGAAATAAACTTTCTCCAAATTATGACCACttgctttttaattatttacagcatgtacttgtacttttactttcaatgcttgaatatttaatattgtaAAATTACTGTCGACActgaagtacagtaaatatcagatacatTAAGACTTTTACTAAAGTTATATTCAAATAGGTGACTtcaacttctaccaaagtcattttctggtgagatatttgtacttttttactcaGGTGTGGCTTTGCAGTACTTTATCCCCCACTGTAGTGTACACTACACAGCAAAGCAATATATTCATTAATCAAAGTATAGTTATGTGTgctgtgtgaaaaaaagtagGATTGCTTCATTCACAGCATGCTCAGAGTGTCATGTACATGCCATGTATTTCACCATCTACACACGAGTGCCACTGCCGCTGTTACCGAGTTATCCTGGTATATTAGCACCGTGCAGGCAGgctgagcagattttttttttttttttttgactaagaaaacaaatgctgcacaaaTAATTTCTCTGTTTATATACACTGTGTTCTGACTCAGAGACAATAAAATAGTTACAATGATGCTGTAAACGTGTATAGGCCTACTTTTTTCCACACAGAAAACTGATCAGGGATCAATAAGGGAACTGAAAATGGGACTGATAAACTGAATCGATAACTGCAATGGTATCAATAAAATCTTGTCAATTTCCATCCCTAAGTGAGAGGAGGTGTCTTTGTGTCACATACCATGATGTGTCTCTATGGCCAAGACTGTGGTGCCGGTGTCAGCAATGTCATCATTTATCCTGCAGAGGGCGAcaaaatcctcacatttaacagaaaaaaacctttcatGCAGGCTGGTTTAATAGTTCAGCAAAATATGTGCATAGCTTCTGCATGTCCACCCTTTTGAAACATGtaaagcttttattttccttcacaTAGCTTACTGTTTTATTCTTTGACTTAAGGCTGCATTAAACTGAATATGATGAGCAGTGATGTAGAATTATGCCAACTTTgctatggaaaaaaatagatttaatggCTATACATTTGCacaattctatttttttgttaaaaactctATTTTGTCACACAGCCAATGCAAAAGATCTATTGTCCCTTTAACAATATAAGCCACGTTACCCATGCAGGATGGGCTGTAGGTGCAGGATGACTTGAGTCTTATGGTTGTTGCCACTGGattccccttcctcctccttcaccaTCATGAGATCCCCTGCAGACACGGTGACCTCAGCACCCGCCATCACCCCCTCACCACAGAGCTGCACGCAGAGAGGGACAAGCACGCATGTTAGCATccagatcacacacacatacatgcatgccaTTTAATGCACACACAAGTTAATGACAGCCTCCCCCCCCAACAGTCTTTTCTGGCATGCAACTGTCATAGAAATGAATCCATACTGggcttaaaatgacataatccTGGGCAGGCCTATAGTGCTGTTGAGAATGTACATGAATGTCTGAGATGACTGGCCAAAAGCTCAGTTTGAACTAAAACCTGGGTTATATGGCCagaattgtaaaaataaataaaagtgcagcAGTCTATTTgctgcacttttatttatttttacaattacctttaaccctttgaaacctgaacaagttggcttgacttctttcgaaaacatgggaagaaggaggaactaagaaatgacccaaaatttagcaagaaattaatttaggCTAGAAATAGctaccaaaaaaaggcaaagaaggaaattacctggaaaaaaaacacttaaaaataaagattattttgtaacataattttaaatgtataattatgataaatataaatataattttcttgacattctcgacaatatttttgtatataatttatttttctaaatgtaattttctacatttccaGGTTTCTCACATTAAATCATATATTATGTAACCTTGTTGTATTTAGGCCATTTATTTTTCCCACAAGTACAGTAACAATAAAAGACCTGTTGAAAAATTGTAATCTGTTGGAGTTGTTAACAAGTCATATTAAGCAAGTCATTGAACCCAAACTGACAGCTATCTCCACATAAAGTTGTTAACTTGTCTCTGTTGTGCTATGAAGCCTATAAGCCTATATTAAgttaatcttctttttttttatcttaaaaggTGACAGTTAAATTCTGAAGTATATGGCCCTTAATGACTAATGTGTGTGTAACAAAGTAAATGTAGATGGGTCATGTGTCAAAGTGTCCACTGAACTACTATCTATGATAATAAGGAATTAAAGGAAATTGCCTAAATTAGAAATCAGTAAACAGTTAAAGAATAACCAATAAtaaattgttacttttttttttcttttattctgccGATAATATTCTTTCAGTCCTGAACGAGCAGCAGTCGACGCTTTCGAAACACGGGCGACAATATCAACAGCACGAGGAGAAATAAAGGCGAAATTAACAAAATGCCTGTTAATTCAATGGCAACCTTTTCCACGCAGTAAAGAGTCGACTACAGTAAATGTATAATCATATCCCATACTGTATCAACTACCTCTTGTTGGATAACCAACTCCTACACGGACAGTTGCGTGTCGTTCTCACCCTCCTTCACCTACTCAATCTGACGTCTGTCGGTGCGGCAGCACGCACACCCCGGCCAACAACGGTGCGACGGCGCGCGCTCCTGTCCCAGAGAGGGTGCAGA contains:
- the LOC121945941 gene encoding glucocorticoid modulatory element-binding protein 1-like, with product MAGAEVTVSAGDLMMVKEEEGESSGNNHKTQVILHLQPILHGINDDIADTGTTVLAIETHHENSKADGEEIEYGYPITCGDSRAVLLFKKFVCPGINVRCVKFNDQLISPKQFVHLAGKATLKDWKRAIRLGGVMLRKMMDSGQIDFYQHDTVCSNTCRSTKFDVLINSTRLPPGTSVQPSPSCLALDLVGGQVPPLTGEAVHDAAEVEEPLEEKFSAAAEWSPGPARDVNPMTANGHAVKRKRADTPDGVLSLWKGVADSGLMGEVLSSLQTELLATLKGVEVRSEKANLQETDAVILNSLCKMFGLLDSVKQALDLKRSQDEENKIHNNVYALDEILQERRKQGCDKSTSYKIQSLKHLRPQRHNPSNLLSSVKTSPVIQPLSVTGLSVAPYAQLTISPQLFTHFSASTGQRHQARAGRTDRDSRNATLERECELGETGNQEKLRRLGKEEVEGEDTSGIHKEPGQRTVKFQEDAHLRSEDIEETEGLHDIEKVVIGKKASKKHKSM